A single window of Jiangella alkaliphila DNA harbors:
- a CDS encoding VOC family protein, with amino-acid sequence MTHDPVISVMLAVPDAGAAARWYATALGAVELWNLGSVVGLSVGGAPFFLGEPENNGWDTPATAGTRTVRVEVFVDDPDGFVRRAVAAGASGDLDPVRDHQMPWGVHRQGGFVDPFGHLWLVGDRSPLTARGVPAEDGPRQPETS; translated from the coding sequence ATGACGCACGACCCCGTGATCTCGGTGATGCTGGCGGTGCCCGACGCGGGTGCGGCCGCCCGCTGGTACGCGACGGCGCTCGGCGCCGTCGAGCTGTGGAACCTCGGCAGCGTGGTCGGCCTCAGCGTCGGCGGCGCGCCGTTCTTCCTCGGCGAGCCGGAGAACAACGGCTGGGACACGCCGGCGACGGCCGGCACGCGCACCGTCCGGGTCGAGGTCTTCGTCGACGACCCGGACGGGTTCGTGCGGCGGGCTGTCGCGGCCGGCGCTTCCGGCGACCTGGACCCCGTCCGCGACCACCAGATGCCGTGGGGCGTGCACCGCCAGGGTGGCTTCGTCGACCCGTTCGGGCACCTCTGGCTGGTGGGGGACCGGTCGCCGCTCACCGCCCGTGGCGTTCCCGCGGAGGATGGCCCCCGTCAGCCGGAGACGAGCTGA
- a CDS encoding DUF2171 domain-containing protein produces the protein MTDTSWDDGANRLSGVREGMTVVDALGEELGTVAEVRMGDSEAVTTAGQEPGPSGDDLLGTAARAVWGGPDLPEQEVARFRRVGYLRVDRTLAKDLYAAADEVHRVDGEMVRLSVPADQLVSG, from the coding sequence ATGACCGACACCAGCTGGGACGACGGAGCCAACCGGCTCAGTGGCGTGCGCGAAGGTATGACGGTGGTCGACGCCCTCGGTGAGGAGCTCGGCACCGTCGCGGAGGTCAGGATGGGCGATTCCGAGGCGGTCACGACGGCGGGCCAGGAGCCCGGCCCGAGCGGCGACGACCTCCTCGGCACCGCCGCGCGAGCGGTCTGGGGCGGCCCGGACCTGCCGGAGCAGGAGGTCGCCAGGTTCCGCCGCGTCGGCTACCTGCGGGTGGACCGGACCCTCGCCAAGGATCTCTACGCCGCGGCGGACGAGGTCCACCGGGTCGACGGCGAGATGGTCCGGCTGTCCGTCCCCGCCGATCAGCTCGTCTCCGGCTGA
- a CDS encoding DUF1203 domain-containing protein, whose translation MTRYDYRPIPADVAALLRERDDAGLTREPFVDDEGGAPLRCCLTRSVPGDTLVLVTYAPLRRWAEEHGADPGAYDETGPVFLHAHQCAGPRHDGFPAEVASSRRVFRGYDKRGHIVGGRLVSSAPGHGEEVAAAALDDLFADPGVEVVHVRAVEFGCFHAEVRRPAG comes from the coding sequence ATGACCAGGTACGACTATCGCCCGATCCCCGCCGACGTCGCTGCCCTGTTGCGCGAGCGGGACGACGCCGGGCTGACCCGCGAACCGTTCGTCGACGACGAGGGCGGCGCGCCGCTGCGCTGCTGCCTGACCCGCAGTGTGCCCGGCGACACGCTGGTGCTGGTGACGTACGCGCCGCTGCGCCGGTGGGCCGAGGAGCACGGCGCCGACCCGGGCGCCTACGACGAGACCGGCCCGGTGTTCCTGCACGCGCACCAGTGCGCCGGACCCCGCCACGACGGCTTCCCGGCCGAGGTCGCGTCGTCGCGCCGGGTGTTCCGCGGCTACGACAAGCGCGGCCACATCGTCGGCGGCCGGCTGGTCTCGTCCGCGCCGGGCCACGGCGAGGAGGTCGCCGCGGCCGCGCTGGACGACCTGTTCGCCGACCCGGGCGTCGAGGTCGTCCACGTCCGCGCGGTCGAGTTCGGCTGCTTCCACGCCGAGGTCCGCCGCCCGGCCGGTTAG